From Actinomycetota bacterium:
CGTACATCGTGCAGGTCAGCCTCGGTGAGACGCCCCAGACCGACGTACGCTTCAACACGCTGTTCGCGGTCGGCATGACCCTGTTCGTGATCACCTTCGGGCTGAACATGGTCAGCGCCGCCCTGGTCCGCAGGTTCAAGGAGGACTACTGATGGCGTCGGCCGAGGCGCTGGTCGCCGGGCCCCGTCACCGCGGTGCGCAACTCAAGGAGGGGGCCTTCGAGGCGTTGCTGATCGTCGCGACCCTGGTGGGGATCGCGACGCTGTTCGTCCTCATCGCTGCTGTCCTGCAGCAGGGCCTGCCCTGGCTCGACACCGCCACGGTGTTCAACCAGCCGAGCGCCGACCCTCATCGGGCGGGCGTGTGGGGACCGTTGGTGGGGTCGCTGTGGATCATGGGGATCACCGCGGCGGTGGCGTTCCCGGTCGGCGTCGCAGCGGCGATCTACCTGACCGAGTACGCGCCCGACACGCGGTTCTGGCGGCTCGTGCGGGTCAACGTCGCCAACCTCGCTGCGGTCCCGTCGATCGTGTACGGCATCCTCGGGCTGGCGTTCTTCGTGCGCCTGGCTGCCCTCGGTCGGTCGGTCGCCGCCGGCGGCCTGACGATGGCGATCCTGGTCCTGCCGATCGTGATCATCGCCAGCCGTGAGGCGATGCTGGCCGTGCCCAGCGAGCTGCGGCACGGGGCGCTCGGTCTCGGCGCGACGCGCTGGCGGACGACCTCCCGCGTCGTGCTCCCCGCCGCGATGCCGGGGATCCTCACCGGCACGATCCTGTCGCTGTCACGTGCGATCGGCGAGACCGCCCCGCTGATCCTCGCAGGGGCGGTCGCCTACGTCACCTCGACCCCCACCTCGCTGTCCAGCTCGTTCACGGTCCTGCCGCTGCAGGTGTTCGACTGGGCGTCGCGGCCCCAGCCGGCCTTCCGCAGTGGGCTGGCGGGAGCGGCGATCGTCATCCTGCTCACCGTGTTGCTCACGATGAACGCCGGGGCGATCTTGCTGCGCAACCGCCTGCAGGACCGAGGCTGACCGTGGCCCCACAGCCGCCTGCAGGTGCCACGACCGGCGACACCAGACCCACGCTCGTTCGAGCCGTCTCGGACGTCGCCGACGTCCACGCCGCAGCCGCCCGGAACGTCTCGGACCAGGCCATCTTCGAGGTCGAGGGGCTCAACGTCCACTACGGCGACTTCCACGCGGTGCGCGACATCACGATGCACATCCCCCGGCAGAACGTCACCGCGTTCATCGGGCCGTCCGGATGCGGGAAGTCAACCGTTCTGCGCAGCTTCAACCGCATGAACGACCTGATCCCCGGTGCGCGGGTCACCGGCTCCCTGCGGCTCGGCGGTCAAGACGTCTACGCCCCCAGGGTCGATCCCGTCGCGCTGCGCCGGCTGGTGGGCATGGTCTTCCAGAAGCCGAACCCCTTCCCCAAGTCGGTGTACGACAACGTGGCGTTCGGCCCGCGGGCGGTGGGGATGACCGCCGACCTGGATACACGCGTTGAGCGGGCGCTGCGCGACGCCGCCCTGTGGGACGAGGTCAAGGACAAGTTGAACCACATCGGCACGGGGCTGTCGGGTGGCCAGCAGCAGCGGCTGTGCATCGCCCGCGCGATCGCGGTCGAGCCACAGGTGATCCTGATGGACGAGCCGTGCTCGTCGCTCGATCCGATCGCGACGCTCAAGATCGAGGACCTGATCCGCGATCTGACGACCGACTACTCGATCGTGATCGTGACCCACAACATGCAGCAGGCCGCCCGGGTCTCGGATCACACAGCGTTCTTCACGATCGCCGAAGGGACGCGCACCGGGGAGTTGGTGGAGTTCTCGACGACCGACAAGCTGTTCACCAACGCCGACGACGAGCGCACCGAGGCCTACATCACCGGCCGCTTCGGCTAGGACCGGGTCACTACCGCTTCGCTACTTGAGTGACCTAGGCCGGGTCACTACCGCTTCGCTACTTGAGTGACCTAGTCCGGGTCACTACCGCTTCGCTACTTGAGTGACCTAGCCGACGTCGCTTGGCCGTCCGACCCCCCCGCCTCGGCCGTGTCCGGCGGGGCGTTGCTGGACAGTTCCACGGTCTCGCCGGTCACCGCGAAGATGGTCGCCTCGCCGATGTCGACCGCGTGGTCGCTCCAGCGCTCCAGCTGGCGGGCCACGAGGATCATCCGGGTCGCCCACTCCAGGTAGGACTCGTCGCGTGAGGCGAGCCGCACCAGGCGATGGAACATCCCGATGTTGAGCCGGTTGACGGCGGCGTCGGCGCCGGGCAGAGCGTAGGCCGCTTCGAGGTTGCGGTGCGTGAACGCCGCCAGCGCCTGCCGTGCCACGTCGATCGCGATCGTGCGCATCTCACGGAGCTGGTCGAGGAGCTCCGGCTCGCCGGGGAACGAGGCGGACAGCTTGCCCATCTTGGCGATGTTGACCGCGTAGTCACCCATGCGCTCGAGGTGGATGTCGATGTGCAGCATCGCCGAGAGCAGGCGCAGATCACTGGCGACCGGGGCCTGCAACGCCATGGTCCGCACCAGCCGCTGCTGGACGTCGGCGTAGACGGCGTCCACGTCGTTGTCCATCCGGATCACGGTGTCCGCGAGCTCGACATCGTGGCGGGACACCGACTCGACGCTGCGATCGAGCATCTCGATCACGGTCTCGCCCACCGAGAGCAGCTCATCGATGAGCCGATCCATCTCGGCGTGGAAGTCGTTGCGCACGCCCTCTCCTTGGTCTCGACCCCATCGTACGCAGACCCGGTCGGTACGCTGAACGCCATGCCGAAGATCCTCTTGGTGGAGGACGAGGTCGCGATCGCCGAAGGGCTCACCGCGTCCCTGGAGGCCGAGGGTTTCCGTCCCGTGTGGGTCAGCAGCGGGGACCGAACGGTCAGCGCGTGGGAGCGGGAGCGGCCGGATCTCGTCCTCCTCGACCTGATGCTCCCCGGCACATCGGGCACGGAGGTGTGCCGGCGGCTGCGCGCCCGTAGCAACGTGCCGATCATCATGGTGACCGCCCGCGGCGGTGAGGTCGATCGCGTCGTCGGTCTCGAGCTCGGCGCGGATGACTACGTGACGAAGCCGTTCTCGACGCGTGAGCTGATCGCCCGCATCCGTGCCGTCCTGCGCCGCGACGTGCGCATCGGCGCCCCCGCGTCGGATGAGGTGGTCGAGGCTGGCGGCGTGCGGGTCGACCCGGCTCGTCGGGAGGTGACGGTCAGCGAGCGCGTCCTTCAGCTGCCGCCCAAGGAGTTCGACCTCCTGGAGGTCCTCGTGCGCAACGCCGGCCTGGTGCGCACCCGGGCGCAACTCATCGCCGAGGTGTGGGGCGACGACTACGTCGGTGACACCCGGACCCTCGACGTACACATCGCACGCCTGCGGCGCCGGATCGAGCAGGACCCGCACCACCCGACCCGGATCCGGACCGTCCGAGGCGTCGGGTACCGGTTCGCCGACCGTTCTCCCTGACGCTCTTGGCCCGTCGGGGCGCCGTTACGCTCGGCGTGTGACCCGGACCGCTGTACTGATCATCCCAGCGGCGACGCTGGTGGCTGCGATCCTCGCCGGCGGACCGACTGCCGCTGCCGTGATCGTCGGCCTCCTGGTCGGTGCGGTCGCCGCCTCGGTGGCGTGGACGCTGCAGCGCCGCCGGCTGACCGCCCTCGCCGACGAGATCAACCGGTGGATGGCGCTCGAGGAGCACCAGCCGGTGCGGGTCCCCACCGGTGCGATCTGGCAGCCGCTGGCGGTGGCCCTCAACGTCCTCGGCGCGTCCTACGACCGGCGAGGACGCCGACTGCGTCGTGCCCGCCAGCGACGTGTTCAGCTGGTCGACGCGCTCCCGGAGCCAGCGTTCCTGGTCGACGAGGACGGGTACGTCCTCAAGGCCAACCAGGCAGCACGGCGGCGCTTCGGGATCCCCCAGGCCAGCTCGCTCACCGCCGCGCAGGCGCTGGCGAGCGCGCACGTCGCGCGGGCGGTGCAGGAAGCGCGCGACATCGGCGACAGGGTCGACGTCGATGTCGAGTTGGGCGGGTCCGAGCTGTCCGTCGCGGCCGTCCCGGTCGGAGACGAGGTGCTGTTGCTGCTCTCCGACCGTGGTGAGCGCCGTCGCGTCGAGGAGGTTCGACGCGACTTCGTCGTCAACGCCACCCACGAGCTCAAGACACCGGTCGCGGGGATCCAGGCACTGGCCGACGCGCTCGACGTCACGGTCGGGCGAGATCCGGACCGGGCCGGTGAACTGGTGCGTCGGCTGGGGGAAGAGGCCGCCCGCCTGGCGCAACTCGTCCACGACCTGCTGGACCTGCGGCGCCTCGAAGAGGACAGTGACACACCCGGGCGCGCCCCGGTGGATCTCGCGGCGCTGGTCCGCCGCGAGACCGACCGGCTGCGGCCGGTCGCCGGCGAGCGCGACGTCGCGGTCACGATGGACCTGCCCGACCGTGCTGTCGTGACCGGCGACGAGGACGACCTGCGCCTGATCGTCGCGAACCTGCTCGACAACGCGGTCGGGTACAACCGGCCCGGCGGCGACGTGCACGTGCAGCTCGAACGCAGTGACGGCGCCTGGGTGCTGCACGTGCGCGACAGCGGCATCGGGGTGGCACGTCACGACCTCGACCGGATCTTCGAGCGGTTCTACCGGGTGGACGTCGCACGGTCGCGGGCAACCGGCGGGACCGGGCTGGGCCTGTCGATCGTCCGCCACGCCGTCGAACGCCACGGCGGCTCGTTGCACGTCGACAGCGTCCTGGGTGAGGGCAGCGAGTTCACCGTCGTCCTCCCCACTGTCCTCCCCACTTGAAGACCCGGGCCACGATGAGGGGATCGGGGAGACCGGCCGGCTGGCCGAGCGTGCGTTCCGTGTGACGCTGCGGGCGCGGATCGCTGGTCCGGCTCGCCGGTAGGCTCCGCGGCCGTGGGCGGGCTCCACCGCGATTCACCGAAGCGGGAACGGGCGCCGGTCATCCTCGACCGGCTCGCTGAGGCCTACCCGGATGCGCGTATCGCGCTGCGGTTCTCCGATCCGTGGGAGCTGCTCGTCGCCACGATCCTGTCGGCGCAATGCACCGACGAGAAGGTGAACGAGGTCACCGCGACGTTCTTCCCGCTCTACCCCGGTCCCGAGGCGGTGGCGGGAGCTCACCTCGACGAGCTCGAGGGACATCTGCGCCCCACGGGGTTCTTCCGCCAGAAGTCACGCAACATCCGGGCGGCGGCGCGGCAGGTACTGGACGAACACGGCGGCGAGGTACCCGACACGATGGACGCCCTCACCGACCTGCCCGGGGTGGCCCGCAAGACCGCGAACGTGGTCCTGTCGAACGCGTTCGGACATCACGCCGGGATCGCGGTCGACACCCACGTCCGGCGCATCTCCCGCCGGCTGGCCCTGACCCGCCACGACGACCCGGTGCGGATCGAGCGTGACCTCGTCGCGCTCTACCCGCAGGAGCGTTGGCTCGAGGTCTCCGACCTGTTCATCGCGCACGGCCGGCGGACCTGCGAGGCGCGAAGACCTCGCTGCGACGAGTGTGTGGTGGAGGATCTGTGCCCGTCGAGCCAGGTCGCAGGGCGCCGTGACCGCCACGAGGCCAGCTGACGGGCGCGGCGGCCGGCTCACCGCAGCCGGGACGCTCGCCGCTGGTAGATGGTCAGCGCGAGTGCCGCCACCACCAGGACCGCCGCCACGACGGCCTGACGGGTGTGCAGCGGCGGTTCCAGGCTGACCGCCTCCGCCACGATGGTGGCGCGGTTGGCGCGGAGCGTGAGGCCACCTCCGTCGGTCTCGTCCGCGCGGTGGATGCGGCC
This genomic window contains:
- the pstA gene encoding phosphate ABC transporter permease PstA, translating into MASAEALVAGPRHRGAQLKEGAFEALLIVATLVGIATLFVLIAAVLQQGLPWLDTATVFNQPSADPHRAGVWGPLVGSLWIMGITAAVAFPVGVAAAIYLTEYAPDTRFWRLVRVNVANLAAVPSIVYGILGLAFFVRLAALGRSVAAGGLTMAILVLPIVIIASREAMLAVPSELRHGALGLGATRWRTTSRVVLPAAMPGILTGTILSLSRAIGETAPLILAGAVAYVTSTPTSLSSSFTVLPLQVFDWASRPQPAFRSGLAGAAIVILLTVLLTMNAGAILLRNRLQDRG
- the pstB gene encoding phosphate ABC transporter ATP-binding protein PstB, encoding MFEVEGLNVHYGDFHAVRDITMHIPRQNVTAFIGPSGCGKSTVLRSFNRMNDLIPGARVTGSLRLGGQDVYAPRVDPVALRRLVGMVFQKPNPFPKSVYDNVAFGPRAVGMTADLDTRVERALRDAALWDEVKDKLNHIGTGLSGGQQQRLCIARAIAVEPQVILMDEPCSSLDPIATLKIEDLIRDLTTDYSIVIVTHNMQQAARVSDHTAFFTIAEGTRTGELVEFSTTDKLFTNADDERTEAYITGRFG
- the phoU gene encoding phosphate signaling complex protein PhoU; translation: MRNDFHAEMDRLIDELLSVGETVIEMLDRSVESVSRHDVELADTVIRMDNDVDAVYADVQQRLVRTMALQAPVASDLRLLSAMLHIDIHLERMGDYAVNIAKMGKLSASFPGEPELLDQLREMRTIAIDVARQALAAFTHRNLEAAYALPGADAAVNRLNIGMFHRLVRLASRDESYLEWATRMILVARQLERWSDHAVDIGEATIFAVTGETVELSSNAPPDTAEAGGSDGQATSARSLK
- a CDS encoding response regulator transcription factor; amino-acid sequence: MPKILLVEDEVAIAEGLTASLEAEGFRPVWVSSGDRTVSAWERERPDLVLLDLMLPGTSGTEVCRRLRARSNVPIIMVTARGGEVDRVVGLELGADDYVTKPFSTRELIARIRAVLRRDVRIGAPASDEVVEAGGVRVDPARREVTVSERVLQLPPKEFDLLEVLVRNAGLVRTRAQLIAEVWGDDYVGDTRTLDVHIARLRRRIEQDPHHPTRIRTVRGVGYRFADRSP
- a CDS encoding ATP-binding protein → MTRTAVLIIPAATLVAAILAGGPTAAAVIVGLLVGAVAASVAWTLQRRRLTALADEINRWMALEEHQPVRVPTGAIWQPLAVALNVLGASYDRRGRRLRRARQRRVQLVDALPEPAFLVDEDGYVLKANQAARRRFGIPQASSLTAAQALASAHVARAVQEARDIGDRVDVDVELGGSELSVAAVPVGDEVLLLLSDRGERRRVEEVRRDFVVNATHELKTPVAGIQALADALDVTVGRDPDRAGELVRRLGEEAARLAQLVHDLLDLRRLEEDSDTPGRAPVDLAALVRRETDRLRPVAGERDVAVTMDLPDRAVVTGDEDDLRLIVANLLDNAVGYNRPGGDVHVQLERSDGAWVLHVRDSGIGVARHDLDRIFERFYRVDVARSRATGGTGLGLSIVRHAVERHGGSLHVDSVLGEGSEFTVVLPTVLPT
- the nth gene encoding endonuclease III, coding for MGGLHRDSPKRERAPVILDRLAEAYPDARIALRFSDPWELLVATILSAQCTDEKVNEVTATFFPLYPGPEAVAGAHLDELEGHLRPTGFFRQKSRNIRAAARQVLDEHGGEVPDTMDALTDLPGVARKTANVVLSNAFGHHAGIAVDTHVRRISRRLALTRHDDPVRIERDLVALYPQERWLEVSDLFIAHGRRTCEARRPRCDECVVEDLCPSSQVAGRRDRHEAS